One Nocardia iowensis DNA window includes the following coding sequences:
- a CDS encoding TetR/AcrR family transcriptional regulator has protein sequence MVSESRRRIEVAACGLLARHGYHGFGLKALSEAAGLPYGSIYHHFPGGKEEIAVAAITGTGTMAGRMIRQAPTDVFATTTTLFDFMIGKLAGSEWVDGCPIGTPALDGGSDVEAVRTACDTAFDTMEQAFAGLLAELGLSAQEAGDLATTVVAAYEGATILARVRRTEAPLRTVAAAMEHLIRVTFTAAALPNAEANAADADPSGTGSSDIDAGMPDIDAGIADTALLDVEARVVAAAADPDIGNVPEVLPEQPNSPEKD, from the coding sequence ATGGTTTCGGAGTCCAGGCGGCGGATCGAGGTCGCCGCGTGCGGGCTGCTCGCTCGACACGGGTATCACGGGTTCGGTTTGAAGGCGTTGAGCGAGGCGGCCGGATTGCCGTATGGCTCTATCTACCATCACTTTCCGGGCGGCAAAGAGGAGATCGCAGTCGCCGCCATCACCGGGACGGGGACAATGGCCGGGCGGATGATCCGGCAAGCGCCGACCGATGTTTTCGCCACCACGACAACCCTGTTCGACTTCATGATCGGCAAGCTGGCTGGTTCGGAATGGGTCGACGGCTGCCCGATCGGCACTCCCGCGCTGGACGGCGGCAGCGACGTCGAGGCGGTACGCACCGCCTGCGACACCGCCTTCGACACGATGGAGCAGGCGTTCGCCGGACTGCTCGCCGAGCTTGGCCTGTCCGCGCAGGAAGCGGGGGACTTGGCCACCACGGTCGTCGCCGCGTACGAAGGCGCGACCATTCTGGCCAGGGTGCGGCGCACCGAGGCTCCGCTGCGCACGGTAGCGGCGGCGATGGAGCATCTGATCCGGGTCACCTTCACCGCGGCGGCGCTGCCCAATGCCGAAGCCAATGCGGCGGACGCCGATCCATCGGGCACGGGCTCGTCGGACATCGACGCCGGAATGCCGGACATCGACGCGGGAATCGCGGACACGGCACTACTCGATGTCGAAGCACGGGTGGTGGCGGCCGCGGCGGACCCGGACATCGGAAATGTTCCGGAGGTTCTTCCTGAGCAGCCGAATTCGCCAGAGAAGGATTGA
- the mptB gene encoding polyprenol phosphomannose-dependent alpha 1,6 mannosyltransferase MptB translates to MLRLVAVLEGARRRTLAFGRRALGLDVPAADHTIAVLHQDESEVPGLDRKELVQLDRIRLMGATGTVLMAISALGIGAQPVHQNPTSGVRVLGIFARAHTGSLAMCMTGTVVVVLAWLLLGRFAVGGIGGSPLHRLTRSQLDRTLLLWIIPLSIAPPLFSNDVYSYLAQSEIAARGIDPYQEGPVAGLGIDNVLTNNVPTIWRDTPAPYGPLFLWIGRGIAEITGDNIIAGVWVHRILALAGVALIVWALPRLSVRCGVAPVSALWLGAANPLVLFHLVGGVHNDALMLGLMLAGMEFCLRAIEDIHPFDGRAYAWLIGGAIVVSMSSAVKLTSIVALGFVGMALARRWGFSLRNIAVAAAMLGAIAIGTTLFIGSASGLGFGWIYTLNVANAVRSWMSVPTVLGIVTGFGGVLLGLGDHTTALLSITRPIAAVIAGFLTVRMLVATGTGRLHPVGALGVALGAIVLLFPVVQPWYLLWAIVPLAAWATRPVFRVPAVAFSAVVSVILMPRGADLEVFQIVGAAIATVIVTVLFIVITRNKLPWRGQQGVSAPSQVPTSYGVTS, encoded by the coding sequence ATGCTTCGTCTCGTGGCGGTACTGGAGGGCGCGCGGCGCAGAACACTGGCATTCGGGCGCCGGGCACTCGGGTTGGATGTGCCGGCCGCCGATCACACGATCGCGGTCCTGCACCAGGACGAATCCGAGGTACCCGGCCTCGACCGCAAGGAACTGGTCCAGCTCGACCGGATCCGGCTGATGGGCGCGACCGGAACGGTGCTGATGGCGATCAGCGCACTTGGCATCGGCGCGCAGCCGGTACACCAGAACCCGACCTCGGGTGTCCGCGTCCTCGGCATCTTCGCCCGCGCCCACACCGGCTCACTGGCCATGTGTATGACCGGCACCGTCGTAGTGGTGCTGGCCTGGCTGCTGCTCGGCCGGTTCGCGGTCGGCGGCATCGGCGGCTCGCCGCTGCACCGCCTGACCCGCTCCCAGCTCGATCGCACCCTGCTGCTCTGGATCATTCCGCTCAGCATCGCGCCGCCGCTGTTCAGCAACGACGTGTATTCCTATCTGGCGCAAAGCGAAATCGCGGCACGCGGCATCGACCCTTATCAAGAAGGACCGGTCGCCGGGCTCGGCATCGATAACGTACTGACCAACAATGTGCCGACCATCTGGCGCGACACTCCGGCACCGTACGGGCCGCTATTCCTCTGGATCGGCCGTGGGATCGCCGAAATAACGGGCGACAACATCATCGCGGGCGTGTGGGTTCATCGGATACTCGCATTGGCCGGTGTCGCGCTGATCGTCTGGGCGCTGCCCCGGCTCTCGGTGCGCTGCGGGGTGGCCCCGGTGAGCGCGCTGTGGCTGGGTGCCGCGAACCCGCTGGTGCTGTTCCACCTGGTCGGCGGTGTGCACAACGACGCGCTGATGCTCGGCCTGATGCTGGCGGGAATGGAATTCTGCCTGCGCGCCATCGAGGACATCCATCCGTTCGACGGGCGGGCCTACGCGTGGTTGATCGGCGGGGCGATCGTCGTCAGCATGTCGTCGGCGGTGAAACTCACCTCGATCGTCGCGCTCGGGTTCGTCGGCATGGCGCTGGCTCGGCGCTGGGGATTCAGTCTGCGCAATATCGCCGTCGCGGCCGCCATGCTCGGCGCGATCGCCATCGGCACAACACTTTTCATCGGTTCGGCGAGCGGGCTCGGCTTCGGCTGGATCTACACCCTCAATGTCGCCAACGCGGTGCGAAGCTGGATGTCGGTACCGACCGTGCTCGGGATCGTCACCGGGTTCGGTGGGGTGCTGCTCGGACTCGGCGACCACACCACCGCTTTGCTGAGCATCACCCGGCCGATCGCCGCGGTGATCGCCGGATTCCTCACCGTGCGCATGCTCGTCGCCACCGGCACCGGACGCCTGCATCCGGTCGGCGCGCTCGGCGTCGCGCTCGGCGCGATCGTGCTGCTGTTCCCGGTGGTCCAGCCCTGGTATCTGCTGTGGGCGATCGTGCCGCTGGCCGCGTGGGCGACCCGACCGGTGTTCCGCGTTCCCGCCGTGGCGTTCTCGGCTGTTGTCAGCGTCATTCTCATGCCACGCGGCGCCGATCTCGAGGTCTTCCAGATCGTCGGCGCCGCCATCGCCACCGTGATCGTGACGGTGCTGTTCATCGTCATCACCCGTAACAAACTGCCGTGGCGCGGCCAGCAGGGGGTGTCGGCTCCGTCACAAGTGCCCACCTCTTACGGTGTGACATCGTGA
- a CDS encoding ABC transporter ATP-binding protein — protein MTTTAGPAVRVDGVVKRYGETTAVDGLSFDVERAQVLALLGPNGAGKTTTVEMCEGFVTPDAGSVRVLGLDPIADSDRLRPRIGVMLQGGGAYPGAKAGEMLDLVAAYSADPLDPAWLLRTLGLQDNRGTPYRRLSGGQQQRLALACALVGKPEIVFLDEPTAGLDAQARLIVWELIDALRRDGVTVVLTTHLMDEAEQLADQLVIIDHGRIVASGTPAEVTAHGAAGQLRFSAPPKLDLDLLKSALPEGFSPRETTPGTYLVEGEINPQVLATVTAWCARVNVLATDIRIDQRRLEDVFLELTGRDLRG, from the coding sequence GTGACGACAACCGCCGGACCCGCCGTTCGCGTCGACGGTGTCGTCAAGCGCTACGGCGAGACCACGGCGGTCGATGGTCTGAGCTTCGATGTCGAACGGGCGCAGGTGCTCGCGCTGCTCGGTCCGAATGGGGCGGGCAAAACGACGACGGTCGAAATGTGTGAGGGGTTCGTGACGCCCGACGCGGGGTCGGTGCGGGTGCTCGGGCTCGATCCGATCGCTGATTCGGATCGGTTGCGGCCGCGCATCGGGGTCATGTTGCAGGGTGGCGGCGCGTATCCCGGGGCCAAGGCCGGGGAAATGCTCGATCTGGTTGCCGCCTACTCCGCTGATCCGCTCGATCCGGCCTGGTTGTTGCGGACGCTCGGTTTGCAGGACAACCGTGGGACGCCCTACCGGCGGCTCTCCGGCGGGCAGCAGCAGCGGCTGGCGCTGGCGTGTGCGCTGGTCGGCAAGCCGGAAATCGTGTTCCTTGACGAACCGACCGCGGGGCTGGACGCGCAAGCCCGGCTCATCGTGTGGGAGTTGATCGACGCGTTGCGCCGCGACGGCGTGACCGTTGTGCTCACCACGCACCTGATGGACGAGGCCGAGCAACTCGCGGACCAGTTGGTGATCATCGATCACGGCCGGATCGTCGCCTCCGGCACGCCCGCCGAGGTGACCGCGCACGGCGCCGCCGGGCAGCTACGTTTCTCCGCCCCACCGAAACTCGATCTGGACCTGCTGAAATCCGCGCTACCGGAAGGCTTCTCACCACGCGAGACCACGCCGGGCACGTATCTGGTGGAGGGTGAGATCAATCCGCAGGTGCTCGCCACGGTGACCGCGTGGTGTGCGCGAGTCAACGTGCTTGCCACCGACATCCGGATCGATCAGCGCAGACTCGAAGACGTCTTCCTGGAACTCACCGGACGGGACCTACGCGGATGA
- a CDS encoding ABC transporter permease, whose product MTQPDLTANRFTPGTFAPDPRPSSRVAMMIAQTRLELILLLRNGEQLLLTMFIPITLLVGLSLLPFGDLGTDRVDKIVPAVMMVAVMSTAFTGQAIAVGFDRRYGALKRLGATALPRWGIIAGKSAAVLIVVVLQAVLLGAIGFALGWRPEPAGLAVGAVVIALGTATFAAMGLLLGGTLKAEVVLALANILWFVMLGIASVVFASDDLPTIVNVLARLVPSGALAVTLEDAMRSSIDWFGIAVLAAWGVVSGTLAARYFRFQ is encoded by the coding sequence ATGACCCAGCCCGACCTGACCGCCAACCGCTTCACGCCGGGCACCTTCGCGCCCGATCCCCGGCCGAGTTCGCGCGTCGCGATGATGATCGCGCAAACCCGGCTCGAGCTGATCCTGTTGCTGCGCAACGGGGAACAGTTGCTGCTCACCATGTTCATTCCGATCACGCTGCTGGTCGGGTTGAGCCTGTTGCCGTTCGGCGACCTCGGCACCGACCGGGTGGACAAGATCGTGCCCGCGGTGATGATGGTGGCCGTCATGTCGACCGCGTTCACCGGGCAAGCCATCGCGGTCGGCTTCGACCGGCGCTACGGCGCGCTGAAACGGCTCGGCGCCACCGCATTGCCACGCTGGGGCATCATCGCGGGCAAGAGTGCGGCGGTGCTGATCGTGGTTGTGCTGCAAGCGGTTCTGCTCGGCGCCATCGGCTTCGCCCTCGGCTGGCGGCCCGAACCCGCCGGACTTGCCGTTGGCGCGGTCGTAATCGCGCTCGGCACGGCCACTTTCGCGGCCATGGGCCTGCTGCTCGGCGGCACCCTGAAGGCGGAAGTCGTGCTCGCTCTGGCGAACATCTTGTGGTTCGTCATGCTCGGCATCGCCAGCGTTGTGTTCGCCTCCGACGACCTGCCCACCATCGTGAATGTGCTTGCCCGCCTGGTCCCCTCGGGCGCACTGGCCGTCACTTTGGAGGACGCGATGCGCTCCAGCATCGACTGGTTCGGCATAGCCGTACTCGCCGCATGGGGCGTCGTCTCCGGCACCCTCGCGGCCCGCTACTTCCGCTTCCAGTAA
- a CDS encoding COX15/CtaA family protein yields the protein MLYRAFLRLVDKLPLPSLGVQRGIAIAVILTQAGIAVTGAVVRVTASGLGCPTWPECFPGSFTPVGVSEVPVLHQTVEFGNRLLTFVVSLCAALIVLAVTRARRRRDVLIYAWLMPGGTLLQGIIGGITVRTGLLWWTVAVHLLASMLMVWLAVVLYAKINEPDDGFEIVQAPAPLRWLTAFSGVALSGVLIAGTLVTAAGPHAGDKSIERPVARLQIEIVTLVHLHSQLLVGYLALLVGLAFGLFAVGITPPVRKRLFVLLALVCSQALVGIVQYFTNVPAALVVIHVGGAAACVAATAALWASLRTREHVPASQAAKQSA from the coding sequence GTGCTGTATCGCGCCTTTCTGCGACTCGTCGACAAGCTGCCGCTGCCCTCGCTGGGGGTGCAGCGTGGGATCGCGATCGCGGTGATCCTCACGCAGGCGGGCATTGCGGTCACCGGTGCCGTCGTCCGGGTTACCGCCTCCGGTCTCGGCTGCCCGACCTGGCCGGAGTGCTTCCCGGGCAGCTTCACTCCCGTTGGTGTCTCCGAGGTCCCGGTGCTGCACCAGACCGTCGAGTTCGGCAACCGGCTGCTCACTTTCGTCGTTTCGCTGTGCGCCGCTCTGATCGTGCTGGCGGTCACCCGCGCCCGCCGTCGCCGCGACGTGCTGATCTACGCCTGGCTGATGCCCGGCGGCACCCTGTTGCAAGGCATCATCGGCGGCATCACCGTGCGCACCGGCCTGCTGTGGTGGACCGTCGCGGTACACCTGCTGGCCTCCATGCTCATGGTCTGGCTCGCCGTGGTGCTCTACGCGAAGATCAACGAACCCGACGACGGCTTCGAAATCGTGCAGGCCCCCGCGCCGCTGCGCTGGCTGACGGCATTCAGCGGCGTCGCACTCAGCGGCGTGCTGATCGCCGGCACCCTGGTCACCGCCGCTGGCCCGCACGCAGGCGACAAGAGCATCGAACGCCCGGTCGCCCGCCTGCAAATCGAGATCGTCACCCTGGTACACCTGCACTCCCAGTTGCTCGTCGGCTACCTGGCACTGCTGGTCGGCCTGGCTTTCGGCCTGTTCGCAGTCGGCATCACCCCACCGGTCCGCAAACGCCTGTTCGTACTTCTCGCCCTGGTGTGCTCGCAGGCTCTGGTCGGCATAGTGCAGTACTTCACCAACGTCCCAGCAGCCCTAGTCGTAATCCACGTAGGCGGAGCCGCAGCATGCGTCGCCGCAACAGCAGCCCTCTGGGCATCCTTACGCACCCGCGAACACGTTCCGGCATCACAAGCAGCGAAACAATCCGCCTAA
- a CDS encoding TetR/AcrR family transcriptional regulator — MNAADRSARRRAELILAAYELFVDKGYRAVVVADIVTRAGVSHGTFYNYFDNKRDILDAVIDHYFALIRDRVFGQAVTGQRPQTLDEFCALFGRIVDHCYELVEDEPGLVSFILLEAASIDDRVAERSLQNLRVYGDEATARIKKGITLGYIDPSLDPRLTGEILLSILLSAMLSAIRGGADGLDQTRVRTDLVEFVRAALEP; from the coding sequence ATGAACGCCGCGGATCGCAGCGCCAGACGCCGCGCCGAGCTGATCCTTGCGGCCTATGAACTGTTCGTCGACAAGGGATATCGCGCCGTCGTGGTCGCCGACATCGTCACCCGCGCCGGAGTCAGCCACGGCACGTTCTACAACTACTTCGACAACAAGCGTGACATCCTCGACGCGGTCATCGACCACTATTTCGCGCTGATCCGCGACCGGGTCTTCGGTCAGGCGGTCACCGGGCAGCGCCCGCAGACACTCGACGAGTTCTGCGCGCTGTTCGGCCGCATTGTCGACCACTGCTACGAATTGGTCGAAGACGAACCCGGTTTGGTCAGCTTCATCCTGCTCGAGGCGGCGTCGATCGATGATCGCGTGGCCGAACGCTCACTGCAGAACCTGCGCGTCTACGGTGACGAGGCTACTGCTCGAATCAAGAAGGGCATCACCCTCGGTTACATCGATCCCTCGCTCGATCCGAGACTCACCGGCGAGATCCTGCTCTCGATCCTGTTGTCCGCCATGCTGTCCGCGATTCGCGGTGGCGCCGACGGGCTCGACCAGACGCGGGTCAGGACGGACCTCGTCGAGTTCGTTCGTGCGGCACTCGAACCTTGA
- a CDS encoding TetR/AcrR family transcriptional regulator, with translation MPDQPRAARRGRPPLAGLPERRRQQIIESAYAVFVDRGYEGTAISDVAAHAGIGQGTVYRYFTSKREILDHVVDFGIEKLVDALQPHTLLSRPTSADELLAGVHGAIDRLYAMLEHEPDFVRLLLVEASAIDRELSDRLFSLELLVSTFVAQELRRGIAAGWIRAGIDPEVTAHAVLTLVVPGLLQEMRGDNTPQARERATAGVLTLLEKALRPRDSTAAGSAS, from the coding sequence GTGCCGGACCAGCCCCGCGCGGCCCGCCGCGGTCGGCCACCGCTTGCCGGTCTGCCGGAACGGCGCAGGCAGCAGATCATCGAATCGGCGTATGCCGTATTCGTCGACCGCGGTTACGAGGGGACCGCGATCTCCGATGTGGCCGCGCACGCCGGTATCGGGCAGGGGACCGTGTACCGGTACTTCACCAGCAAACGTGAAATACTCGACCACGTAGTCGATTTCGGCATCGAGAAGCTCGTCGACGCGTTGCAGCCGCATACGTTGCTGAGTCGGCCGACGTCGGCCGACGAGCTGCTCGCGGGCGTGCACGGGGCCATCGACCGGCTGTACGCGATGCTGGAGCACGAGCCGGACTTCGTGCGGCTGTTGCTGGTCGAGGCCAGTGCCATCGACAGGGAGCTCAGCGATCGCCTGTTCAGCCTGGAGCTGCTCGTCAGTACCTTTGTGGCGCAAGAACTTCGCCGCGGTATCGCGGCGGGCTGGATCCGCGCGGGCATCGATCCGGAGGTCACCGCGCACGCTGTGCTGACCCTGGTGGTACCCGGACTGCTGCAAGAGATGCGCGGCGATAACACGCCGCAGGCCCGGGAACGGGCCACAGCCGGTGTGCTCACGCTGCTCGAAAAGGCATTGCGGCCACGTGATTCCACCGCGGCCGGATCCGCTTCATGA